Proteins encoded within one genomic window of Bremerella alba:
- the asnB gene encoding asparagine synthase (glutamine-hydrolyzing): protein MCGIAGAFWIDPQHEVSEQVLRRMTDSLAHRGPDDSGIYHRLPHEHGPYGTVPGVGLGHRRLSIIDLSGGHQPLANEDETVWTAFNGEIFNFHSLRARLEGAGHTFRTHCDTEVIVHLFEDEGIDAFSHFNGMFAIAVWDQRHRRIVLGRDRLGQKPLYYCVHGDQLLFGSELKAILQVPGISREIDPGAIDAYLTYQYVPHPRTIFQGIRKLPPGCYLTFDGKNLEVASYWNPDFSREISISLDDAKAELIRLFTDSVKLRLQADVPLGAFLSGGVDSSLVVATMKQLTDQPVKTFSIGFPQKEYDETSYARQVAEHLGTEHHEFQVTPDAIEMLPKLIHHYDEPFADSSAIPTWYVSQMTREHVTVALSGDGGDELFAGYDRYRAVRLAAAVDMFGPIGRFGSRLGMKFLPAGGPQKSKLRRARRFAEAIAMSPGRRYLDWISIFNETRRGELYDDGFVEQLPDTDPYAFLYSAWQRSGKRDALTAASLADLTTYLPCDLNTKVDIASMAHALECRQPFLDYRLAEFAIQLPSKWKWRLGRGKFLLKHAFGGKLPDVIWKRRKMGFGVPLNAWFRGPLKELLHDTLTSEKAISRGYFRQDAVETLLREHDENQFDHSARLWALLVLELWHREWVDS from the coding sequence ATGTGTGGCATTGCCGGGGCATTTTGGATCGATCCGCAGCACGAAGTAAGCGAGCAGGTGCTGCGCCGCATGACCGATTCGCTTGCTCATCGCGGCCCCGATGATTCTGGAATCTATCATCGCCTCCCACATGAACATGGCCCTTACGGAACCGTCCCTGGTGTGGGCCTTGGCCATCGCCGACTTTCGATCATCGACCTATCTGGCGGCCATCAACCCCTGGCCAATGAAGACGAGACCGTATGGACCGCGTTCAACGGCGAAATCTTTAATTTCCATTCGCTCAGAGCACGCCTGGAAGGGGCAGGGCATACCTTTCGCACGCACTGCGATACCGAGGTGATCGTTCACCTTTTCGAAGATGAAGGCATCGACGCGTTTTCGCACTTCAATGGCATGTTCGCCATCGCCGTCTGGGATCAACGCCACCGGCGAATCGTACTGGGCCGCGATCGACTTGGACAAAAGCCGCTCTATTACTGCGTGCATGGTGACCAGCTTCTCTTCGGAAGCGAACTCAAAGCAATCCTTCAGGTACCGGGGATCTCGCGCGAGATCGACCCCGGGGCGATCGATGCCTATCTCACCTATCAGTATGTTCCCCACCCACGAACGATCTTCCAAGGGATTCGTAAGCTGCCGCCTGGTTGCTACTTAACATTTGACGGCAAGAACCTGGAAGTGGCCAGCTACTGGAACCCAGATTTCAGCCGCGAAATTTCCATCAGCTTAGACGATGCCAAGGCGGAACTCATCCGGCTGTTCACTGATTCGGTCAAGCTTCGCCTGCAAGCGGATGTGCCGCTGGGGGCGTTTCTATCGGGCGGGGTCGATTCCTCATTGGTCGTTGCCACGATGAAACAACTCACCGATCAGCCGGTGAAAACGTTTTCGATTGGCTTCCCGCAAAAGGAATACGACGAGACCAGCTACGCTCGGCAGGTTGCAGAACATTTGGGAACCGAACACCACGAGTTCCAGGTAACGCCTGATGCGATTGAGATGCTGCCGAAACTGATTCATCACTACGACGAACCGTTCGCGGATAGTTCGGCCATTCCGACATGGTACGTCTCGCAAATGACACGCGAGCACGTAACTGTGGCGCTCAGCGGAGATGGTGGCGACGAACTCTTTGCCGGCTACGATCGCTACCGGGCCGTTCGTCTGGCGGCAGCAGTTGACATGTTTGGTCCGATTGGGCGTTTCGGATCTCGACTCGGCATGAAGTTTTTACCGGCCGGTGGGCCACAGAAGTCGAAGCTGCGTCGAGCGCGACGGTTCGCCGAAGCGATCGCAATGTCGCCTGGCCGACGATACCTGGACTGGATCAGTATTTTCAACGAAACGCGTCGGGGCGAATTATACGACGACGGTTTTGTCGAACAGCTTCCCGATACGGATCCTTACGCGTTTCTTTACTCCGCCTGGCAGCGCAGCGGTAAACGAGATGCACTGACTGCGGCTTCGCTGGCCGATCTAACGACCTATCTTCCGTGCGATCTCAATACCAAGGTTGATATCGCCTCGATGGCACACGCACTGGAATGCCGCCAGCCGTTTTTAGACTATCGCCTGGCCGAGTTCGCGATTCAATTGCCGTCGAAATGGAAATGGCGATTGGGTCGTGGAAAGTTTCTTTTAAAGCACGCATTCGGTGGCAAGTTGCCGGACGTTATTTGGAAACGGCGTAAAATGGGCTTTGGGGTGCCGCTTAACGCCTGGTTCCGAGGGCCGTTGAAAGAGCTTTTGCACGATACCCTGACCAGTGAAAAGGCGATCAGTCGCGGATATTTCCGCCAAGATGCTGTCGAGACGCTTCTGCGAGAACACGACGAGAACCAATTCGATCATAGTGCCCGGTTATGGGCGCTTCTGGTTCTAGAACTTTGGCACCGAGAGTGGGTCGATTCTTAG
- a CDS encoding DUF1559 domain-containing protein, whose protein sequence is MRLHATSGHPSGRHLGFTLVELLVVIAIIGVLIALLLPAVQQAREAARRMSCSNNLKNLGLALHNYHDIHHSFPIGHQYQGHFDGDAMSEKGGTGFGWAVGLLEFIEQGNQLDQFDPRYPAGEDTITNNRTVCQTPLEIFACPSDTKPDRRTDGAITDSATSSYQGAGTSYDGWSNHTMNQNANRDRYNGVFGRTNRGLVAGMRDITDGTTNTIIIAETRWDMDNNGRNRSRIYCGKDIVDYAQGATNAVLINGRWAMNWTQPDGNPQPHRTAGSMHPGGAQFCFVDGSVRFVSETIQHTATVWNSGNPYDVDNNGVSYGAYQRMFSISDGLVLSEIN, encoded by the coding sequence ATGCGCCTACACGCTACTTCTGGTCATCCTTCGGGCAGGCATCTTGGTTTTACATTAGTCGAATTATTGGTGGTTATTGCCATTATTGGTGTCTTGATCGCCCTGCTTTTGCCAGCAGTTCAACAAGCCCGTGAGGCAGCTCGGCGGATGAGTTGCAGTAACAATTTGAAGAACCTGGGATTAGCCCTGCACAATTATCATGATATCCACCACAGTTTTCCGATCGGTCACCAATATCAAGGTCACTTTGACGGCGACGCTATGAGCGAAAAGGGAGGTACCGGTTTCGGCTGGGCTGTGGGCCTTTTAGAGTTCATTGAACAAGGGAATCAGTTAGATCAATTCGATCCTCGGTACCCAGCCGGTGAGGATACGATCACCAACAATCGTACGGTCTGTCAGACGCCTCTGGAGATCTTCGCTTGTCCCTCTGATACCAAGCCAGACCGCCGCACCGATGGGGCAATTACCGATTCTGCGACCAGCAGCTACCAGGGCGCGGGTACGTCCTACGACGGCTGGTCAAATCACACGATGAATCAGAACGCTAATCGCGATCGTTACAACGGTGTTTTTGGGCGCACCAACCGAGGGCTGGTCGCCGGCATGCGCGACATCACCGATGGCACAACCAACACGATCATCATTGCCGAAACACGTTGGGACATGGACAACAATGGCCGTAACCGATCGCGAATCTATTGTGGCAAAGACATCGTCGACTATGCCCAAGGGGCAACCAATGCCGTCTTGATCAATGGTCGCTGGGCGATGAATTGGACTCAGCCAGATGGTAATCCCCAGCCGCACCGTACAGCCGGCAGCATGCATCCTGGCGGAGCGCAGTTCTGCTTTGTCGATGGATCGGTACGGTTTGTCAGTGAAACGATTCAGCATACTGCGACTGTCTGGAACAGCGGCAATCCTTACGACGTAGACAACAATGGTGTCAGTTACGGTGCGTATCAGCGAATGTTTTCGATTTCAGACGGCTTGGTTCTTAGCGAAATTAATTAG
- a CDS encoding TadE family protein, whose amino-acid sequence MNLFHRRSARNNRRATATVEFAVIAPVFLMLILGMLEASRMFETYGQLAQVARDGGRLGAMDRADWVASGIRTNDKIISDIRNSLEASGYDPDELEISIEPAGRPGEGFNLDDPINDLELFQVRIALPMSQIAAMPVPDNLDYDLSTAVIFRNTKSTIVQ is encoded by the coding sequence ATGAACCTCTTTCATCGACGAAGTGCACGGAACAACCGCCGCGCGACCGCAACGGTGGAGTTTGCCGTGATCGCGCCGGTTTTCTTAATGCTCATTTTAGGGATGCTGGAAGCCAGCCGTATGTTTGAAACGTATGGCCAGCTGGCACAAGTTGCCCGCGACGGGGGACGTCTGGGAGCGATGGATCGTGCTGATTGGGTAGCTAGTGGAATCAGGACGAATGACAAAATTATCTCCGACATTCGTAACAGCCTGGAAGCATCCGGATACGATCCGGATGAGCTTGAAATTTCTATCGAACCTGCCGGCAGGCCGGGAGAAGGTTTTAACTTAGACGATCCTATTAACGATCTTGAATTGTTTCAGGTACGTATCGCTTTGCCAATGTCTCAAATAGCTGCGATGCCGGTACCCGACAACTTGGACTACGACCTTTCGACGGCTGTCATCTTCCGTAATACAAAGTCCACGATCGTACAGTAG
- a CDS encoding RsmD family RNA methyltransferase, whose translation MAKRRPVKKKPARGASAQPPAVDAPMRIIGGQLKNKRIEYSGDTRTRPMKERVREAVFNLIGPPIKGKIAIDLFSGTGALGLEAISRGAIEAHLIERHVPTSKLIRSNAESLEINDLIIIYAHNSFLWVKKELDKVARTPWVVFICPPYDFFVSRWEEMEKQMNTLLEVAPPESILIVEFDDQFKAANLPDAENWDVRVYSPAHVGIYRLPADEESS comes from the coding sequence ATGGCCAAACGTCGCCCCGTGAAAAAGAAACCCGCTCGCGGTGCCTCTGCGCAACCGCCAGCTGTTGACGCCCCGATGCGAATCATTGGCGGCCAGCTTAAGAACAAGCGGATCGAATACTCGGGCGACACGCGCACCCGGCCCATGAAGGAACGCGTTCGTGAGGCCGTTTTTAATCTGATCGGCCCCCCAATCAAAGGTAAGATCGCGATTGACCTTTTTTCCGGGACCGGAGCATTGGGGTTGGAAGCGATCAGCCGGGGAGCAATCGAAGCTCACCTAATTGAACGCCATGTTCCGACCTCGAAGCTGATCCGCAGCAATGCCGAATCGCTTGAAATTAACGATCTGATAATAATCTATGCCCACAACTCGTTTTTGTGGGTCAAAAAAGAGTTGGATAAGGTCGCACGCACGCCGTGGGTGGTATTCATCTGTCCGCCGTACGATTTCTTTGTCTCACGATGGGAAGAGATGGAAAAGCAGATGAACACTCTGCTTGAAGTCGCACCACCGGAAAGCATCTTGATCGTAGAGTTTGACGACCAGTTCAAAGCTGCTAATCTTCCTGACGCCGAAAACTGGGACGTGCGGGTCTACTCGCCTGCTCATGTCGGCATCTATCGACTGCCTGCAGACGAAGAATCGTCATAG
- a CDS encoding glutathione peroxidase, whose amino-acid sequence MKSVLSVFASVALMAAFSVSAMAAENVLKGEVKTLEGKKVDLSEYKGKVLLIVNVASKCGKTPQYEPLQALHAQYGDQGFAVLGFPCNQFGNQEPGSASEIREFCSENYDVTFPMFEKVEVNGEETAPLFTKLKSFDSDPGDVKWNFEKFLIGKDGEVVARFRTRVEPDDKKVIQSIETELKKES is encoded by the coding sequence ATGAAGTCGGTTCTGTCCGTCTTTGCTTCGGTGGCCCTGATGGCCGCGTTTTCCGTATCGGCCATGGCTGCCGAGAATGTCCTGAAGGGCGAAGTCAAAACGCTCGAAGGTAAGAAGGTCGACCTGTCCGAATACAAGGGCAAGGTACTGTTGATCGTGAATGTCGCCAGCAAGTGTGGTAAGACACCACAGTACGAACCGCTTCAAGCGTTGCATGCTCAGTATGGCGACCAGGGCTTTGCTGTCCTCGGTTTCCCTTGCAATCAGTTTGGCAATCAAGAGCCCGGCAGTGCTTCGGAAATTCGCGAGTTCTGCTCCGAAAACTACGACGTAACTTTCCCTATGTTCGAGAAGGTTGAAGTCAACGGCGAAGAGACCGCACCGCTTTTCACTAAGCTGAAAAGCTTTGATAGCGATCCTGGTGATGTGAAATGGAATTTCGAGAAGTTCCTGATCGGCAAGGATGGCGAAGTGGTCGCTCGGTTCCGTACCCGCGTCGAACCGGACGACAAGAAGGTGATTCAATCCATTGAAACGGAACTGAAGAAAGAAAGCTGA
- a CDS encoding peptidylprolyl isomerase: MKVATIETNKGTIKLELFEDKVPKTVGNFEKLASEGFYDGLKFHRVIEDFMVQTGCPQGTGTGGPGYKFEDEFHPDLKHDGPGVLSMANAGPNTNGSQFFITHVETAWLDGKHSVFGKVTEGQDIVNSLEQGDKMEKVTVSEG, from the coding sequence ATGAAAGTTGCCACCATCGAAACCAACAAGGGCACCATCAAGCTGGAACTGTTCGAAGACAAGGTGCCTAAGACGGTCGGCAACTTCGAAAAGCTGGCCAGCGAAGGCTTCTACGATGGCCTGAAGTTTCACCGCGTGATCGAAGACTTCATGGTCCAAACCGGTTGTCCTCAAGGCACCGGCACCGGCGGCCCTGGCTACAAATTCGAAGATGAATTCCACCCTGACCTCAAGCACGATGGTCCTGGCGTCCTGTCGATGGCCAATGCTGGCCCGAACACCAACGGGTCGCAATTCTTCATCACGCATGTGGAAACCGCATGGCTCGACGGTAAGCACTCAGTCTTTGGCAAAGTGACCGAAGGTCAGGATATCGTCAACTCGCTCGAACAAGGCGACAAGATGGAAAAGGTAACCGTCAGCGAAGGTTAG
- a CDS encoding glycerate kinase type-2 family protein translates to MKRSPKQLAEDVQAIWKAGVDAVKSDDLVYDAVEVVEDTLFVGESQFNLSAIKRIFVIGGGKAGAGMAIGLQKALGEKLLNEKHVQGILSVPADCVQEFSHIQLKAGRPAGQNSPTAEGVEISRQILRMCESMTVHDLCICLLSGGGSALLPSPIDGISLSEKQEITKFLSGNGANIEQLNTVRKQLSRIKGHGLAMHCKAGNLVSLIISDVLGDPLDVIASGPTVPNTTTAADALEVLKKFGVPQIEKFANVVRVLEEQAKHHPRNDSRTSCGVSNWIIGNNAVAVDAAGIEAEKRGYSHVMHCVTNMEGEAEQVGQHLMRMAMKMQNETGPDCLITGGEPVVKLVDPSQRGFGGRNQQLVLAATLEARQQRGDGALDGIAILSGGTDGEDGPTDAAGAWMDAEAIAEMMSSGLKPEDYLLKNDAYHFFAPLRRLVMTGPTHTNVCDVRVVVVDRVQPQPEK, encoded by the coding sequence ATGAAACGTTCCCCGAAGCAACTTGCCGAAGATGTCCAAGCCATTTGGAAAGCCGGTGTGGATGCGGTCAAGAGCGATGATCTCGTTTACGACGCCGTGGAAGTGGTGGAAGATACGCTTTTCGTAGGTGAATCCCAGTTCAATCTTTCGGCTATCAAACGCATCTTCGTCATTGGCGGCGGCAAGGCGGGCGCGGGCATGGCGATCGGCTTGCAGAAGGCCCTGGGGGAAAAGTTACTCAACGAAAAGCACGTCCAGGGGATTTTGAGCGTGCCGGCCGATTGTGTGCAAGAGTTTTCGCATATTCAATTGAAAGCCGGCCGACCGGCAGGGCAAAATTCGCCTACGGCCGAAGGGGTCGAGATCTCACGTCAGATCTTGCGAATGTGCGAATCGATGACAGTTCACGATTTGTGTATTTGCTTGCTCTCTGGCGGCGGGTCAGCGCTCCTGCCTTCGCCGATCGACGGTATCAGTTTGAGCGAAAAGCAGGAGATCACGAAGTTTCTCAGTGGCAATGGAGCCAATATCGAGCAGCTCAACACGGTGCGCAAGCAGCTAAGCCGCATCAAAGGGCACGGCTTGGCCATGCATTGTAAGGCCGGCAATCTGGTTAGTCTGATCATCTCGGATGTGCTAGGTGATCCTTTGGATGTGATTGCTTCCGGGCCAACCGTTCCTAATACGACCACAGCAGCGGACGCGTTGGAAGTGCTGAAGAAATTTGGTGTGCCGCAGATCGAGAAGTTCGCTAACGTTGTTCGCGTGCTGGAAGAGCAGGCAAAGCATCATCCTAGGAACGACTCGCGTACATCGTGTGGTGTTTCTAACTGGATCATCGGCAACAACGCCGTGGCGGTGGATGCTGCCGGTATCGAAGCTGAGAAGCGTGGGTACTCGCACGTCATGCACTGCGTAACCAATATGGAAGGCGAGGCTGAACAGGTCGGGCAGCACTTGATGCGAATGGCCATGAAGATGCAAAACGAAACCGGCCCTGATTGCTTGATTACTGGGGGTGAACCAGTTGTGAAGCTCGTCGACCCGTCGCAGCGAGGCTTTGGTGGAAGAAATCAACAGTTGGTGTTGGCCGCGACGCTTGAAGCAAGACAACAGCGAGGAGATGGCGCGCTCGATGGAATCGCAATTCTCAGCGGTGGCACCGATGGCGAAGATGGTCCTACGGATGCTGCGGGTGCGTGGATGGATGCCGAAGCGATAGCTGAGATGATGTCCAGCGGTCTAAAGCCTGAAGACTACCTTCTGAAGAACGACGCCTACCATTTCTTCGCGCCACTGCGTCGTTTAGTGATGACCGGACCCACCCATACCAATGTGTGCGATGTTCGTGTTGTGGTCGTCGATCGGGTTCAGCCTCAGCCAGAGAAGTAA
- a CDS encoding transcriptional regulator — protein sequence MSHANQRVDDQSAAQEELPKDLVELAIMIAKLPETHRQELEPAVNKVIENSRRRRRIYTLVQEALSQLRLDMKYLMFDLEATRRERDQYKADSNGGSDDNPGEF from the coding sequence ATGAGCCACGCCAACCAACGAGTCGACGACCAATCTGCCGCCCAAGAAGAACTGCCCAAGGATTTGGTCGAGTTGGCCATCATGATCGCTAAACTGCCGGAAACGCACCGACAAGAGTTGGAACCGGCCGTGAATAAGGTGATCGAAAACAGCCGACGTCGACGTCGCATTTACACGTTGGTTCAAGAAGCACTGAGTCAACTGCGGCTGGACATGAAGTACTTAATGTTCGACCTGGAAGCGACTCGACGCGAACGCGATCAATACAAAGCCGACTCCAACGGCGGGAGCGACGACAACCCAGGCGAATTTTAA
- a CDS encoding carboxypeptidase-like regulatory domain-containing protein produces the protein MRISKQWLLSVVLATSLISFVGCRGGGDPGVVRVTGTVTMEGKPLPNATVLFVSGQGRPSGALTDESGRYELNYTGHQKGARIGHNRVQITTAQGPSETMEGEPVPAIPESIPAKYNSRSELEFTVTEDGENVANFELSSK, from the coding sequence ATGCGCATTTCGAAACAATGGCTGCTTTCGGTAGTCTTAGCTACTTCGTTGATTTCTTTCGTCGGCTGCAGAGGCGGAGGCGACCCCGGCGTCGTCCGGGTTACCGGTACCGTAACAATGGAAGGCAAGCCGTTGCCCAATGCGACGGTACTATTTGTTTCCGGCCAAGGACGACCCTCGGGGGCACTTACCGATGAGAGCGGCCGCTACGAGTTAAATTACACCGGCCACCAGAAGGGAGCACGGATCGGGCACAATCGTGTTCAAATCACAACTGCCCAAGGGCCATCAGAAACCATGGAAGGCGAGCCCGTTCCAGCAATCCCGGAGTCGATACCGGCGAAATACAATTCGCGAAGTGAACTGGAATTCACCGTCACCGAAGACGGAGAAAACGTAGCTAACTTCGAGCTTTCGTCTAAGTAG
- a CDS encoding DUF1598 domain-containing protein — MDLRLTKLLSLLSVAILLCCGSSAMAQTTEEENPIAAGIYVDAQGTLKMRRASDPTGMLMKQRIRQAASVLPPELNRPSKLRKVSLNRLEKAVAEAVAKGGGIPDDMKNLAGLNEIKYVFYYPETKDIVLAGTAEGYVKDLNGVNIGTYTGKATLQLDDLIVALRAFGPFSDGPNNVGVSIDPTQEGLKNLSQVIASIPQTSVRPGDTRNIVTAMKNALGNQIVSVRGISPNTHFARVMVEADYRMKLIGIGLEQPSVNIPSYVEKARPGSIASNAMQRWYFVPNYDCVKVSDDGLAMELQGEGVKLIGASEMVTMQGGRQQTNAVDRASFMFTNTFTKKYGELAEREAVYGQLRDLIDMLIAAAYIQEQDYYNQSGFDLGVFAEEDAYPIETMSAPETVETAVNAIWKGNRLLTPIGGGVEINAKQALTPDNVQKDEEGELAETQKGISLQNLAAGQWWWD, encoded by the coding sequence ATGGACTTGCGACTTACGAAGCTATTGTCATTGCTCTCGGTCGCCATTTTATTGTGCTGTGGTTCAAGCGCGATGGCACAAACGACGGAAGAAGAGAACCCGATCGCGGCGGGTATCTATGTCGACGCCCAGGGCACGCTCAAAATGCGTCGTGCCAGCGATCCGACCGGGATGCTCATGAAGCAGCGAATTCGCCAAGCGGCATCGGTGCTGCCACCCGAGTTGAATCGTCCCAGCAAACTGCGGAAGGTTTCGCTCAATCGTCTTGAAAAAGCGGTTGCTGAAGCAGTCGCCAAGGGAGGCGGTATCCCGGACGACATGAAGAACCTGGCTGGATTGAACGAGATCAAATACGTCTTCTACTATCCAGAAACAAAAGACATCGTTCTCGCCGGTACTGCCGAAGGCTACGTTAAGGACCTCAACGGCGTCAATATTGGTACCTACACCGGCAAGGCTACCCTTCAACTTGATGACCTGATTGTTGCTTTGCGAGCGTTTGGTCCGTTTAGTGACGGTCCGAACAACGTGGGTGTCTCGATCGATCCAACTCAGGAAGGCCTTAAAAACCTGAGCCAGGTGATTGCCTCGATCCCTCAAACGAGCGTTCGCCCAGGCGATACCCGCAACATTGTCACGGCGATGAAAAACGCTCTGGGCAATCAGATCGTTTCGGTTCGCGGCATCTCGCCCAACACACATTTCGCACGTGTGATGGTTGAAGCGGACTACCGTATGAAGTTGATCGGTATCGGCCTGGAACAACCGTCGGTCAACATTCCTAGCTATGTCGAAAAAGCTCGCCCCGGCTCGATCGCTTCCAACGCCATGCAGCGTTGGTATTTCGTTCCGAACTACGACTGCGTCAAGGTTTCCGACGATGGGCTAGCGATGGAACTCCAAGGCGAAGGCGTGAAACTGATTGGTGCCAGCGAAATGGTCACCATGCAAGGCGGTCGTCAACAAACCAACGCGGTCGATCGTGCCAGCTTCATGTTCACCAACACATTCACCAAGAAGTACGGTGAACTTGCAGAGCGAGAGGCCGTTTATGGCCAGCTTCGCGACTTGATCGACATGCTGATCGCTGCGGCTTACATCCAAGAACAAGACTACTACAACCAGAGTGGCTTCGACTTGGGCGTGTTCGCTGAGGAAGACGCTTACCCAATCGAAACGATGTCCGCTCCCGAGACCGTTGAAACGGCCGTGAACGCCATCTGGAAGGGCAATCGCCTGCTGACTCCAATCGGCGGTGGTGTTGAAATCAACGCCAAGCAAGCCCTAACGCCAGACAATGTTCAAAAGGACGAAGAAGGAGAATTGGCAGAAACCCAGAAGGGTATCTCGCTCCAGAACCTGGCCGCTGGACAATGGTGGTGGGACTAA
- a CDS encoding MarR family winged helix-turn-helix transcriptional regulator, whose translation MPESILQQQLKKEQPFESLELETFLNLLRTHNMIAASPGRLMKRHGLSSAQYNILKILDSHLGEGVPCLEIVQQMVTRVPDITRLVDRLAEAELVERNRSESDRRVVMITITPKGRELVETIRLPLLEIHKQNLGHMTEGELSQLNRLLVKARIRAEATPLCDGSE comes from the coding sequence TTGCCTGAATCAATTCTTCAACAGCAGTTGAAAAAGGAACAGCCATTCGAGTCACTCGAATTGGAAACCTTTCTTAACTTGCTTCGCACGCATAATATGATCGCGGCCTCTCCTGGTCGCTTGATGAAACGGCACGGTCTATCCAGCGCGCAGTACAACATCCTTAAGATTCTCGACTCACATCTCGGGGAAGGGGTGCCGTGCCTGGAAATCGTTCAGCAGATGGTAACCCGCGTCCCTGATATTACCCGCCTGGTCGATCGCCTGGCCGAGGCTGAACTTGTCGAGCGCAATCGCAGCGAGAGTGACCGCCGAGTCGTGATGATTACCATCACCCCCAAAGGACGCGAACTGGTAGAAACGATTCGCCTGCCGTTACTAGAAATTCATAAACAGAACCTCGGGCACATGACCGAAGGCGAGCTTTCGCAGCTGAATCGGCTGCTAGTGAAAGCCCGCATCCGAGCTGAAGCAACACCTTTGTGTGATGGGTCAGAATAA
- a CDS encoding TadE/TadG family type IV pilus assembly protein, producing MLLRNLIYRTISRHSRTLGEALAMWRKRRNSRQVSLFSHNQSGKRTGATIVETALVMPVFFMFVFAIIEFGHATMINNVLNNATRTAARWGSATGATTREVEQYARDRMGGAVDPSMVTILIKDASQFDNGGDAPITSEDFQTMPDIELEDAEPRQMFMVRASIPYGNVSLIPHPWLGGVLLSGETFTRHE from the coding sequence ATGTTGCTACGAAACCTAATCTATCGCACTATTTCGCGGCATTCCCGCACCCTAGGAGAGGCCCTCGCCATGTGGCGAAAGCGTCGTAATTCGCGTCAAGTATCTCTTTTTTCGCACAATCAAAGTGGGAAAAGAACCGGCGCTACGATTGTGGAAACCGCACTCGTGATGCCGGTATTTTTCATGTTCGTCTTTGCCATCATCGAATTTGGCCATGCCACGATGATCAACAACGTTCTGAACAATGCCACCCGTACGGCGGCTCGATGGGGCTCGGCTACCGGGGCAACGACTCGCGAAGTGGAACAATACGCAAGAGACCGGATGGGCGGAGCGGTCGATCCATCGATGGTAACCATTCTGATCAAAGACGCCAGCCAATTTGATAACGGCGGCGATGCTCCGATAACAAGCGAAGACTTCCAAACGATGCCTGATATTGAACTCGAAGACGCCGAACCGCGGCAGATGTTCATGGTTCGCGCCTCGATACCATACGGCAATGTATCCCTGATTCCCCATCCCTGGCTGGGCGGTGTATTGCTGAGCGGCGAGACGTTTACTCGGCACGAATAG